A genomic stretch from Erigeron canadensis isolate Cc75 chromosome 9, C_canadensis_v1, whole genome shotgun sequence includes:
- the LOC122583887 gene encoding calmodulin-like protein 3 yields the protein MLVPFNMDPAELRRVFHMFDRNGDGKITKQELAKSLENLGIYIPDDDLAQMIEKIDVNKDGFVDMEEFGELYQTILGERDEEEDMREAFNVFDQNRDGFITVEELRSVLSSLGLRQGRSIEECRLMIKRVDEDGDGMVNYKEFKQMMKAGGFAGLET from the coding sequence ATGTTAGTTCCATTCAATATGGACCCAGCTGAGTTACGTCGTGTTTTTCATATGTTTGATCGCAATGGTGATGGCAAGATTACAAAACAAGAACTAGCAAAATCTCTCGAAAATCTTGGGATTTATATCCCGGATGATGACCTTGCACAAATGATCGAGAAAATTGATGTGAACAAGGACGGATTTGTGGACATGGAGGAATTCGGTGAGCTTTACCAAACAATATTAGGAGAGAGGGATGAGGAAGAGGATATGAGAGAGGCGTTCAACGTGTTTGATCAAAATAGAGACGGGTTTATCACCGTTGAGGAATTGAGGTCAGTATTGAGCTCACTCGGGCTAAGACAAGGCCGGTCAATCGAGGAGTGTAGGCTCATGATCAAAAgggtggatgaagatggtgatgGAATGGTTAACTACAAAGAGTTTAAACAAATGATGAAAGCTGGTGGTTTTGCTGGTTTGGAAACTTAA